One Bythopirellula goksoeyrii genomic window, GAACCAAAGCTTGCTCAACTGGAGTTTCGTCATCGAGTGCAGCAACTGCTTTTTGGGCTGCTTCGTAGGCCAGCTTGCTTTGCTCTTCTTTCATTTCAGGATTATTGATGTGCAGCCCTCGTGCGTAGGCCGACCCCCACCAAGCCATCGCGCAAGCCGGGTCGATCTCGGCAGCTTTTTCAAACGAGCGAATCGCCTCGTCGTGATTGAAACCATAGAGAAGCTGGATTCCCTGATCGAACCACTGCTGTGCCTCGGCAGAGTTGGTTGTCACCTTACGGTTATAACCGGTAAAGCCTTGATAGAGGTTTGTGCCTGCTGGAGTCGTTTGAGTTGACGAAGATTGTTCCGGGAGGTCGCTGGCAGTTTCTGCAAAAACTCCCGTAGCAAGAGATAACAAGAGGCAATAAGAAAAGTACAACTGACGCATGGCTAGTCCTTTCTGGATTCCTCCCGATACCAAGTAGGGGGCTCCCAAGATTTTAGCGAGGAATCTCTCTTCTTGCGAGTCTCCCTGAGTCAGCGATTGCCCTGCCCCAACAAGAAATCTCGCAACACAATGGCATGATTGACGTTGATATTGCTAGCCGCATAGAGCAGCGTGATACGCTGGCTCTCGGTCGATGTGAGCAGTTCCCGAACTGCATCTTTTTTGCCCGCTAGTTCAGCCAGATATTTCTGGCGAAATTCCCTGAATATTGACTCTTCATGGTTGAACCAATTGCGTAGATCCGTCGAGGGAGCCACGTCTTTGGCCCAGAGATCAAGGTGAACGGCTTCCTTCTTCATGCCACGTGGCCAAAGGCGATCCACAAGCACGCGGAAACCATCCCCTGAATCCACGGGCTCGTAGACTCGCTTGATCACGATGTCGTGGGTTTCATGTTTAGAGGTCGCCATCGATTTCTGCCAACGTCTGCTGCAATGCTTCGTACTCTTCGCGACACTCATCGCAAACGGCCAGATGCTCTTCGACCGCTTGCAAGCCCGCCCTTATCGACTTGCCGGCCAGGTGCTGCTCGGCAAACTCTGCCACCAATGCCAGGCATTCCTCGCAATTCAGTTCAACGTCTTTGGTGAGTGTCACCAGACGCAGGAGATTTTCTAATTCATGCCGGGAAAATGCCATAGTTACTTCCTCAGTGGGTAGATGCCAAATCATCTGCTCGATAACCGGCACTCTGCAATGCGGACTTGAGCTTCTTGCGGGCGTCGTGGGTCAGCTTGTAAACGGCGTTGCGGTTGCTTCCCAGGTGCCGGGCGATCTCATCCTGAGGCATTCCGCGAAGCTCAGCGAGCAGCACGGTACGCTGCCTTTCGGTCAAATTGGTTTCGATTAGCTCGTGCATTTTGTCAAATAGTTCTTGTTGCTGGGCTTGCGACTCGGGGTCTGGCGATGAGTCAATGGCGCGTGTCGGCACAAAGTCGGCATCGACGAGCACAGCATCAAGCGAGACATCCTTCCAGCGGCTGCGGCGCAGCTCGCCTAGTGCCACGTTAATCGCAATCGAAGTCGCCCAAGTTACGAATCGACTGCGGCCTTGAAACTGATCCAGGCGACTGAGAATCCGCACGAGCGCATCTTGCGCCGCATCCTCGAGAAACGATTCATCACAATGCGCCCGATTGGAGAGCGCTTTGTGCAAGTTTCGCAGCAACACCTCGCGGAGGTCTGCGAGTGCCAACTCGCGGACCACACCCCCTTGGCTCAGTTCGGCAACCCAAGTGTCGTTTTCTCGATTCATGACGATTCCTAGGGATGCAAACCGGAACGAGCAACAAACTCTCCCCTCGTCCCCACGCTCTGCGTGGGGACGCGAACCTTGCCGCTCCGCGGTGAATTGCGCCATTGACGCGGAGCGTCAGCTTCTGCGTACCGACGGGGACCGTCGGCACGAGGATGCCGAGAAAGCGTGCTACTCATTCCAGCCCATGATCGCATCAACAGTTTGTCATCACGGGGGCGGCTGGGAAATCAACTTCCGTTCCCGCGACGTGATTAAAGTAGTTCGTGAAAATGTTGAGCGCTACATTCGCAACGATCTCAGCGATTTCGCCATCAGTGTACCCCGCTTCACGGACCTGTTGAAGATCGTCGTCGGAAACCACTCCCCTATCGCGGACGACCTTCTGGGCAAATTCCAGGGCAAACCGCTCCGCGTCGTCCTTAGCCTCTGCCCGGCGGGCGTCGCATGTCTCTGACTCGGAGAGCCCGGCCCCTTTGCCTAGGGCCGTATGGGCCGCGAGGCAATAGTCGCAACTATTCACTTCACCCACCGCCAACGCGATCTGCTCACGTAGACGAGGGGATAATGCCCCAGTTGAAAGTTGCTGGCTGAAACCCAGATAGGCGTTGGCCACGGCGGGCGAATTAGCCATTGTGGCAATCAGGTTGGGGACCATCCCCATTTTCTTCTTTACGGTGTCAAGGATGTGCTGTTGTGTGGTGTCGGCAGCGTCTTTGTTGACAGGTTGAATGCGTGCCATGGTTCTTGTCCTTCGCTTATGGTTGGATGAATAATGAGTGGGAATTGCATCCCTTTTCACCTTAGATGTCGCGGCGACACATATTCTTACCAAAGGTTTTTGAAGATGCATTCGTCACAGTGAATTGAGTTACGCTCGGAAGGCGAAATTAGCCGCAAATAAGTTGTCCTGAGTGGGGCTACAGATTATACTAGGGGCCATCCTCGTCGCCTTACTGTTCCATCGAAGCTGAACTAAAGAGGGTCCACATGTCTCGTCTTTCCCGCCGCCAATTCTCGCGATCTCGGCAGGCGACTTCTTGGATCGCATCTCCCTATGCCCGGCGTTTGCGGGTAGAATCGCTGGAAGACCGACGGTTATTGTCTATCACGGTCGACACACTCGTAGACGAGGCGGACGGCAGCATTGTCGACGGCGATATTTCCTTGCGCGATGCAATCGCACTGGCCCCGGCTGGAGAAACGATCGACTTCTCAGTTACCGGTACGATTGACCTCACGCTGGGGCAACTGACTATTGGCCAGAATCTCACGGTCACCGGTCCCGGCGCAAACAATCTTACCATCAATGCCGGTGGCTCTTCGCGCGTGATGCGCGTTACCGGTACGACGACCACCAATATCAGTGGGCTCACGCTAACCGGTGGGCAGGCGGACCAGGGTGGCGGACTTCGGAACTACAGTCCTGCTTCCACCACACTTACGGATGTGGTGGTCACAGGCAATACGGCTACTACCAATGGCACCGACGCAGGTGGGGGCATCTGGAGCAATGGCAACCTGACGCTCGCAGATAGCACCGTCTCCAATAACATGGCTCCCAACGGAACTAGTTCTGGCGGCGGCATCTGGAACAGCAATCTACTGACCATCACCAATAGCACCCTCTCGGGCAACTCGGCCAATTCTGGTGGCGGTGGCATTTTCAACAGCGTTCTCGGCACAGTGACCATCACTAATAGTACCCTCTCCGGCAACTCGGCCGGTTCCAATGGCGGCGGCATTTGGAACAATGGCGGTACCACCACGATCACCAGTAGCACCATCTCGCGCAATTCGGCCAATTCCTGGGGCGCCGGCATTTACCACAGTTTCGGCACCACGACCCTCAGTCACACGATCGTGTCGGGCAATTCTTCTGCTACTTTAGGCAATGAAATCCGCCTACAAGGCGGCACGGTCAACCTCAACAACTTCAACCTGATCGGCGACAGCAGCCAGACGACCGCCCAAGCCTTGTTCGGCGTTGGCGCCGGGGCCACGGACATTCTGGCTACCAGCAATGGCACGAATCCCACGGCGCTTGGCTCGATTCTCGACGCTACACTGGCCAACAATGGGGGGCCGACGCTGACGCATGCGCTGGTGCCAGCAAGTCCAGCGATCAATGCCGGCAACCCGGCGATTGCCTCCCCCCCGACCAACGACCAGCGGGGGAGCGGTTTTCCGCGTATCATGTTCGATCGTGTGGACATCGGTGCCTATGAATTCAACGATGTCACCATCCCCGGCGGTGGTTTGGTAGTAAGCACCCTCGACGACACCTTCGACGGTATCTATACAACGAACAATCTAAGCCTTCGCGAAGCCACCTTATTGGCTAACGTCAATCCGGGCGCCGACAACATCACCTTGGACGCCAGCCTGTCCGGCGGGACAATCAACCTTTCGCTGGGAATGCTCACCCTGAGCGATGATGTGACACTGACTGGCCTGGGGGCCGATCAACTCACGATCGACGCGGGGGGCTCGTCGCGCGTGATGCTGGTTGCCGGTACGACTACCGCCAACATCAGCGGGCTCACCCTGACCGGTGGGCAGTCGGACCGGGGTGGTGGATTGCGAAATACCGCCACGGCCACCACCACGCTTTCCGATGTGGTGATCACTGGCAATACTGCCACTGCGACAGCCGTTGACGCCGGAGGTGGCATCTGGAACACCGGCCACTTGACCATTACTGGCAGTACGATTTCTGGTAACACCGCTTCCGCTGCATCGGGCGATGGGGGAGGAATTTTTACTGGAAATCCCAACTCAAACCTGATCATCACCAACACAACTATCACCGGCAACTCGGCAGGCGATGATGGTGGTGGCCTCCGAGCGTGGAATAATCCAGCGGTCACGATTTCCCACAGCACGATTACGGGCAACACGGTCAATGGTAATGGCGGTGGTATCTATTCATCAAATAACGCGGTCACTACGGTTGGCCACTCGATCATCTCGGGCAATTCTGCCGGTGGTTTAGGCAATGAAATCCACCTACAGAGCGGCACGCTCAACCTCAATAACTACAATCTGATCGGCGACAGCAGCCAGACGACCGCCCAGGCCTTGAACGGAGTTGCCGCCGGTGCCACGGACATCCTGGCCACCAGCGATGGCACCACACCCACGGCGTTGGGCTCGATCCTCGACACGACACTCACCTACAACGGGGGGCCGACCCCCACCCACGCACTGCTGCCGGGAAGCCCGGCCATCGATGCGGGGAATCCGGCGATTGCCTTCCCCCCGGCCAACGACCAGCGGGGCGCGCCCTTCGAACGACAGAATGGCACGATCGACATCGGTGCCTACGAGGAGCAATCGCTTAACCTGGTGGTCGACACACTGACCGACGAGAGCGACGGCGACTACTCGGCCAGTGATCTCAGTCTGCGCGAAGCGCTCGAGTTAACCAATGCAAACCCCGGGGCTGATACAGTCAGCTTCGATGCCAGCCTCTCCGACGGGACAATCAACCTTTCGCTGGGAATGCTCACCCTGAGCGATGACGCGACACTGACTGGTCTGGGTGCCGATCAACTTACGATCGACGCGGGTGGTTCGTCGCGTGTGATGCGGGTGACCGATACGACGACCGCCAACATCAGCGGGCTCACGCTGACCGGTGGGCTGACGGACCGGGGTGGCGGACTGCGCAACTTCGGTACCACCACGCTGACGGGTGTGGTCGTTACCGGCAACATGGCTACCACCTCCAGCACGGACGCAGGGGGAGGCATCTGGAGCAACGCCAACCTGACGCTGGTCGATAGCACCCTCTCCAATAACAAGGCTCCCAACGGCCTTGGTACTGGCGGCGGCATCTGGAACAGCAATCAACTGACCATCACCACTAGCACAATCTCGGGCAATTCGGCCAATTCTGGTGGCGGTGGCATTCTCAACGGCGGCTCAGTGACCGTCACCAATAGCAGGCTCTCGGGCAATTCGGCCATTTTCTCTGGCGGCGGCATTTTCAACACCGGCTCAGTGACCATCACCAATAGCACGCTCTCGGGCAATTCGACCAACAGTAAAGGCGGCGGCATCTGGAGCAGCAATCAACTGACCATCACCAATAGCACCCTCTCGGGCAATTCGACAAGTATTCTAGGGGGTGGCATCTACAGCTCCGGGGGCACGACGGCGGTCGCCAACAGCACTCTCTCGGGCAATTCGGCATCTCGTGGCGGTGGCATTTACAGCTACGGCGGCAATCTTGACACGTTGACGGTTACCAACAGCACCCTCTCGGTCAACTCGGCAAGCTCTCAGGGGGGCGGTATTCTAACCTA contains:
- a CDS encoding DUF488 domain-containing protein translates to MATSKHETHDIVIKRVYEPVDSGDGFRVLVDRLWPRGMKKEAVHLDLWAKDVAPSTDLRNWFNHEESIFREFRQKYLAELAGKKDAVRELLTSTESQRITLLYAASNINVNHAIVLRDFLLGQGNR
- a CDS encoding RNA polymerase sigma factor, whose amino-acid sequence is MNRENDTWVAELSQGGVVRELALADLREVLLRNLHKALSNRAHCDESFLEDAAQDALVRILSRLDQFQGRSRFVTWATSIAINVALGELRRSRWKDVSLDAVLVDADFVPTRAIDSSPDPESQAQQQELFDKMHELIETNLTERQRTVLLAELRGMPQDEIARHLGSNRNAVYKLTHDARKKLKSALQSAGYRADDLASTH
- a CDS encoding carboxymuconolactone decarboxylase family protein gives rise to the protein MARIQPVNKDAADTTQQHILDTVKKKMGMVPNLIATMANSPAVANAYLGFSQQLSTGALSPRLREQIALAVGEVNSCDYCLAAHTALGKGAGLSESETCDARRAEAKDDAERFALEFAQKVVRDRGVVSDDDLQQVREAGYTDGEIAEIVANVALNIFTNYFNHVAGTEVDFPAAPVMTNC
- a CDS encoding choice-of-anchor Q domain-containing protein, with the protein product MSRLSRRQFSRSRQATSWIASPYARRLRVESLEDRRLLSITVDTLVDEADGSIVDGDISLRDAIALAPAGETIDFSVTGTIDLTLGQLTIGQNLTVTGPGANNLTINAGGSSRVMRVTGTTTTNISGLTLTGGQADQGGGLRNYSPASTTLTDVVVTGNTATTNGTDAGGGIWSNGNLTLADSTVSNNMAPNGTSSGGGIWNSNLLTITNSTLSGNSANSGGGGIFNSVLGTVTITNSTLSGNSAGSNGGGIWNNGGTTTITSSTISRNSANSWGAGIYHSFGTTTLSHTIVSGNSSATLGNEIRLQGGTVNLNNFNLIGDSSQTTAQALFGVGAGATDILATSNGTNPTALGSILDATLANNGGPTLTHALVPASPAINAGNPAIASPPTNDQRGSGFPRIMFDRVDIGAYEFNDVTIPGGGLVVSTLDDTFDGIYTTNNLSLREATLLANVNPGADNITLDASLSGGTINLSLGMLTLSDDVTLTGLGADQLTIDAGGSSRVMLVAGTTTANISGLTLTGGQSDRGGGLRNTATATTTLSDVVITGNTATATAVDAGGGIWNTGHLTITGSTISGNTASAASGDGGGIFTGNPNSNLIITNTTITGNSAGDDGGGLRAWNNPAVTISHSTITGNTVNGNGGGIYSSNNAVTTVGHSIISGNSAGGLGNEIHLQSGTLNLNNYNLIGDSSQTTAQALNGVAAGATDILATSDGTTPTALGSILDTTLTYNGGPTPTHALLPGSPAIDAGNPAIAFPPANDQRGAPFERQNGTIDIGAYEEQSLNLVVDTLTDESDGDYSASDLSLREALELTNANPGADTVSFDASLSDGTINLSLGMLTLSDDATLTGLGADQLTIDAGGSSRVMRVTDTTTANISGLTLTGGLTDRGGGLRNFGTTTLTGVVVTGNMATTSSTDAGGGIWSNANLTLVDSTLSNNKAPNGLGTGGGIWNSNQLTITTSTISGNSANSGGGGILNGGSVTVTNSRLSGNSAIFSGGGIFNTGSVTITNSTLSGNSTNSKGGGIWSSNQLTITNSTLSGNSTSILGGGIYSSGGTTAVANSTLSGNSASRGGGIYSYGGNLDTLTVTNSTLSVNSASSQGGGILTYGMETTLNNTIVANSTSGGDLAALSGGTFSGTDNLIEDGSGGAVATVTGDPMLGPLADNGGPTLTLALLPGSPALDAGNLGIVFDANAFDQRGMPFARVAQGVLTGSPLPLRIDIGAYEAQIPPSADFDSDGDVDGRDFLSWQRGFGKANAVRADGNSDDDTDVDISDLAAWQVSYGDTGLLPPPVVANEGATAAVVDLALAWESVYSVEEGEEFALLESGPIDSVIESIAVDVVAKPTRSGEFCEGTSINELDQQQQELWLSDEMLERVFG